From the Actinomycetota bacterium genome, one window contains:
- a CDS encoding PhoH family protein encodes MKTTLEIDNDIVAEFTGDHDTNLKALEQRLGCDIGVRGNVISLEGEEPEVERGLAIVEELLELIAAGHVINSETVESVGSVIAESSGKAAEVFGDIVWEHRGRKIVPKTINQKKYVDSIRGSTITFAIGPAGTGKTYLALALAVSELLSKRVNRIILTRPAVEAGEKIGFLPGTMLEKVDPYLRPLFDALYDMVEPDRLTTLMEKGAIEVAPLAFMRGRTLNDSFIILDEAQNTSPEQMKMFLTRLGFGSRMVVTGDITQVDLPDVRFSGLATVVDILGGLSDISFINFESKDVVRHKLVQKIVAAYKQYSGGQQQ; translated from the coding sequence ATGAAGACGACGCTGGAAATCGACAACGACATAGTCGCCGAGTTCACCGGCGACCACGATACCAACCTCAAGGCGCTGGAGCAACGCCTTGGATGCGACATCGGCGTTCGCGGCAACGTCATCTCCCTGGAAGGGGAGGAGCCGGAGGTGGAGCGCGGCCTGGCGATCGTCGAGGAGCTACTGGAGCTGATCGCCGCCGGGCATGTGATCAATAGCGAAACGGTCGAGTCGGTGGGCTCCGTGATCGCCGAGAGCTCGGGCAAAGCCGCGGAAGTCTTCGGCGACATCGTCTGGGAACACCGCGGCCGCAAGATCGTGCCAAAGACCATCAATCAGAAGAAATACGTGGATTCCATCCGCGGCAGCACCATAACCTTTGCCATCGGCCCCGCCGGCACCGGCAAGACCTACCTGGCCCTGGCCCTGGCCGTGAGCGAGCTGCTTTCCAAGCGGGTCAATCGCATCATCCTCACCAGGCCGGCGGTGGAAGCGGGGGAGAAGATAGGTTTTCTGCCGGGCACGATGCTGGAGAAGGTCGATCCTTACCTGCGGCCGCTCTTTGACGCCCTGTATGACATGGTGGAGCCGGATCGTTTGACTACACTTATGGAGAAAGGTGCAATCGAGGTGGCGCCGCTGGCTTTCATGCGCGGCCGCACGCTCAACGATTCCTTCATCATCCTCGACGAGGCTCAGAACACCAGCCCCGAGCAGATGAAGATGTTCCTCACCCGGCTCGGCTTCGGTTCGCGCATGGTCGTCACCGGCGACATCACCCAGGTGGACCTGCCGGATGTCAGGTTCTCGGGCCTGGCGACAGTCGTCGACATCCTTGGCGGGCTGTCAGACATCTCTTTCATCAACTTCGAGAGCAAGGACGTC
- a CDS encoding GatB/YqeY domain-containing protein, whose product MSLVDRVQKDMIGSMKAHDKEKASVLRMLLSRLQLEAKEAGGELDEDREIRVLMAEKKKRMQSAEAFHDVGRDDRASMEEAEAAVIDTYLPQALDEAELQALVEQAIADADASGIRDMGKVMALLMPAVAGRADGKALSEMVKGKLSGK is encoded by the coding sequence TTGAGCCTGGTCGACAGGGTGCAAAAAGACATGATCGGGTCGATGAAAGCCCACGACAAGGAAAAGGCATCAGTCCTGAGGATGTTGCTCAGCCGTCTGCAGCTGGAAGCCAAGGAGGCCGGCGGCGAGCTGGACGAAGACCGGGAGATCAGGGTGCTGATGGCCGAGAAGAAGAAGCGGATGCAGTCGGCCGAGGCCTTCCATGATGTCGGGCGTGACGACCGGGCGTCCATGGAGGAAGCGGAAGCCGCCGTCATCGATACCTACCTGCCCCAGGCGCTGGATGAAGCCGAGCTGCAGGCGCTGGTCGAGCAGGCGATCGCAGATGCCGATGCCAGCGGGATCAGGGACATGGGCAAGGTCATGGCGCTGCTGATGCCGGCTGTGGCCGGCCGCGCCGACGGCAAGGCGCTCAGCGAGATGGTGAAGGGAAAGCTTTCGGGAAAATGA
- a CDS encoding histidine triad nucleotide-binding protein, with protein sequence MNEDSCLFCRIVAGEVPAERVMENDRFIAINDLYPKAPVHVLVIPRRHIHWLNDIGDSDPEFCKAMLEFLVEVAGRLGVKESGYRVINNVGSGGGQAIFHLHWHLLARSSVGFDIEGEL encoded by the coding sequence ATGAATGAGGACAGCTGCCTGTTTTGCCGCATCGTCGCCGGAGAGGTTCCGGCGGAGAGAGTGATGGAGAACGACCGGTTCATCGCCATCAACGACCTGTACCCCAAAGCGCCCGTGCACGTGCTGGTGATTCCGCGGCGCCACATCCACTGGCTCAACGACATCGGCGATTCAGACCCGGAATTCTGCAAGGCGATGCTGGAGTTCCTGGTGGAGGTGGCCGGCAGGCTCGGGGTCAAGGAGTCCGGCTACAGGGTGATCAACAACGTCGGCAGCGGCGGCGGCCAGGCGATCTTCCATCTACACTGGCATCTGCTGGCGCGCAGTTCTGTCGGTTTTGACATCGAGGGGGAACTTTGA
- a CDS encoding MiaB/RimO family radical SAM methylthiotransferase produces the protein MGSLRTHTLGCKVNYADVQAVAELLRGRGRVNASLVGTCCVTAEGEKQSRKEVRRAARRAGPQGRVFVTGCAARLRPEAFSGLAENVTVVAGEPREAAAAITAVLDGLEPAAAAGAATAYSRPKSDGATPGRTRFFLKIQDGCANGCSYCVIPQVRGRPRSLPLEVVRRSAVEMVAAGFSELVVTGINAGSWRDGGLELADLLEALAATPGLKRLRLSSIEAGRVTPRLLEVMQRQRAVCTHLHLPLQSGDDRVLAAMGRRYDAAAFMEAVGRVRDMLPGVNLTTDVIAGFPGEDEAAFENTLRLVETAGFSKVHVFTYSLRPGTVAAGMGDHVLPEEKKRRSQALRKLSDELQGVHRQRKVGLTGEILLESPVAPGVHGGYSTDYTRFEVRGGAPGEVARVRATGVSSSAVIGEVIVDE, from the coding sequence ATGGGCAGTCTGAGGACACATACTCTGGGATGCAAGGTCAACTACGCCGACGTTCAGGCGGTGGCTGAGCTTCTGCGCGGGCGCGGCCGGGTGAACGCCTCGCTGGTAGGCACCTGCTGCGTCACGGCCGAAGGTGAGAAGCAGTCGCGCAAGGAAGTGCGCCGGGCGGCGCGCCGGGCGGGACCGCAGGGTCGCGTCTTTGTTACCGGTTGCGCTGCGCGCCTTAGGCCGGAAGCTTTCTCGGGACTGGCTGAAAACGTAACGGTTGTCGCCGGGGAGCCCCGCGAGGCCGCCGCTGCGATCACCGCGGTTCTGGATGGTCTGGAACCGGCCGCGGCCGCCGGGGCCGCAACTGCATACAGCCGGCCGAAGAGCGACGGCGCCACGCCGGGCCGCACCCGATTTTTCCTCAAGATCCAGGATGGCTGCGCCAACGGCTGTTCCTACTGTGTCATCCCCCAGGTGCGCGGCAGGCCCAGGAGCCTCCCGCTCGAAGTGGTGCGGCGGTCGGCCGTGGAGATGGTGGCGGCGGGTTTTTCCGAGCTGGTCGTAACCGGGATAAACGCCGGCTCCTGGCGTGATGGCGGTCTCGAGCTCGCCGATCTCCTGGAAGCGCTGGCGGCCACGCCGGGCCTGAAGAGGCTGCGCCTCAGCTCGATCGAAGCCGGCAGGGTCACGCCGCGGCTGCTTGAGGTCATGCAACGGCAGCGCGCGGTTTGCACCCATCTGCACCTGCCGCTGCAAAGCGGCGACGACCGGGTGCTGGCCGCGATGGGGCGCAGATATGACGCCGCCGCTTTTATGGAAGCAGTCGGCCGCGTTCGCGACATGCTGCCCGGGGTCAATCTCACCACTGACGTCATTGCCGGATTTCCCGGCGAGGATGAAGCCGCCTTTGAGAACACCCTGCGACTGGTGGAAACCGCCGGTTTCAGCAAGGTCCACGTCTTTACCTACTCGCTCCGGCCGGGAACGGTTGCCGCCGGGATGGGAGATCATGTGCTTCCCGAGGAAAAAAAGCGCCGCAGCCAGGCGCTGAGGAAGCTGTCGGATGAGCTGCAGGGCGTCCACAGGCAAAGGAAAGTCGGCCTTACAGGCGAAATCCTGTTGGAGTCGCCGGTCGCGCCGGGCGTCCATGGAGGGTACAGTACCGATTACACAAGATTCGAGGTCCGGGGCGGTGCTCCCGGAGAGGTCGCGCGCGTGCGCGCAACCGGTGTCTCGTCAAGCGCCGTCATTGGAGAGGTGATAGTCGATGAATGA
- a CDS encoding 16S rRNA (uracil(1498)-N(3))-methyltransferase: MKHIHRFFVSGDIAAGDSVRLDDNDSFHASRVLRLKRGSLMELADAAGRVFEAVVERIDGPVEVTVGEEVGGGEPAGPAQAAPVELTVAQALPKGKKFDLVVEKLSEIGVAGLVPVFTGKSVARPARDSDEKLERWRRIARAAAGQSKRTRVMEIAAPVKLERWLKECSQPLLALATEAGARPLTDALLCVTEAAVGPGKTAAFEPGKTAAPRPERLSLLVGPEAGFSDSEIEMMAGAGAVFASLGTQVLRTETAALVAAAIVMNRLGALG, translated from the coding sequence TTGAAACACATCCATCGATTCTTCGTATCCGGTGACATCGCTGCGGGCGACAGCGTCCGCCTGGATGACAACGACTCCTTCCATGCCAGCCGGGTCCTGCGGCTGAAGCGCGGTTCCCTGATGGAACTTGCTGACGCCGCCGGCCGCGTCTTCGAGGCGGTGGTCGAGCGCATCGACGGGCCGGTTGAAGTCACGGTCGGGGAAGAGGTTGGCGGGGGAGAGCCGGCCGGGCCGGCGCAGGCCGCGCCGGTGGAGCTGACGGTGGCGCAGGCGCTTCCCAAGGGGAAAAAATTCGACCTGGTGGTCGAGAAGCTGAGCGAGATAGGCGTCGCCGGGCTGGTCCCGGTCTTCACCGGAAAATCGGTGGCAAGGCCGGCAAGGGACAGCGATGAGAAGCTTGAAAGGTGGCGGCGCATCGCCAGGGCGGCGGCCGGCCAGTCAAAGCGGACCCGGGTCATGGAGATCGCGGCGCCCGTAAAGCTTGAGCGATGGCTGAAAGAATGTTCCCAGCCGCTGCTGGCGCTGGCGACAGAAGCCGGCGCCAGGCCGTTGACTGATGCGCTGTTATGTGTTACTGAGGCTGCGGTGGGGCCGGGAAAGACGGCGGCGTTTGAACCGGGAAAGACGGCGGCCCCTCGACCGGAGCGCCTGTCGCTTCTGGTGGGGCCTGAAGCCGGCTTTTCAGATTCTGAGATAGAGATGATGGCCGGGGCCGGCGCTGTCTTTGCCAGCCTGGGGACGCAGGTGCTGCGAACCGAGACTGCCGCGCTTGTGGCCGCGGCGATCGTCATGAACCGGCTGGGAGCGCTGGGCTAG
- the dnaJ gene encoding molecular chaperone DnaJ → MKRDYYEVLGVPRSADEKQIKKAFRSMARQLHPDVNTSDPEAESKFKEAAEAYEVLSNAETRATYDSYGFDGLKRGGFSDFSQFSFEDILRTFFGEGMFGGDIFGGSRGPARGADIAAAVDITLAEAASGVKREVEYETVDYCPSCEGTGAAPGAERETCKTCQGSGQVRSMTRTAFGQFVRTGPCRDCGGAGSTITSPCPDCKGRGIVKTVKNVEIEIPAGISDGQSIRLPGRGGVGERGAGAGDLFVQVSVAEDEDLMRDGNDLVYRLPLTMVDAALGATIGIPTLEGPEDYEVRPGTQPGEVKVLRGRGMPYLRGRGRGDLKLIMEIMIPRHLSTEQKELLQQFAEATHDKNYASDEGLINRIKAAFR, encoded by the coding sequence ATGAAAAGAGATTATTACGAAGTGCTGGGCGTGCCGCGTTCGGCCGACGAGAAGCAGATCAAGAAAGCCTTCCGCTCGATGGCGCGGCAGCTGCACCCGGACGTCAACACCAGCGATCCCGAGGCGGAGAGCAAGTTCAAGGAGGCCGCTGAGGCCTATGAGGTCTTAAGCAACGCCGAGACGCGCGCCACCTATGACAGCTATGGCTTTGACGGGCTCAAGCGCGGCGGCTTTTCTGATTTCTCGCAGTTCTCGTTCGAGGATATCCTGCGCACTTTCTTCGGGGAAGGAATGTTCGGAGGCGATATCTTCGGCGGCTCTCGCGGCCCGGCTCGCGGCGCCGACATAGCGGCGGCGGTCGACATCACCCTGGCCGAGGCGGCATCGGGCGTCAAACGCGAGGTCGAGTACGAAACTGTTGACTATTGTCCTTCCTGTGAAGGTACGGGCGCGGCGCCCGGCGCCGAGCGCGAGACCTGCAAGACCTGCCAGGGAAGCGGCCAGGTGCGATCCATGACCAGGACCGCCTTCGGACAGTTCGTCCGCACCGGCCCCTGCCGCGACTGCGGCGGCGCCGGCTCGACGATCACCTCGCCCTGCCCCGACTGCAAGGGCCGTGGGATCGTCAAGACTGTCAAAAATGTCGAGATCGAGATTCCCGCCGGGATCTCCGACGGCCAGAGCATCCGGCTGCCGGGCCGTGGCGGCGTCGGCGAGCGCGGCGCCGGGGCAGGCGATCTCTTCGTCCAGGTCTCCGTGGCCGAAGACGAGGATCTGATGCGGGATGGCAATGACCTGGTCTACCGCCTGCCGCTGACGATGGTGGATGCGGCCCTGGGAGCCACGATCGGGATCCCGACGCTCGAGGGGCCTGAGGATTACGAGGTCAGGCCGGGCACGCAGCCGGGGGAGGTCAAGGTTTTGCGTGGGCGCGGGATGCCATATCTGCGCGGCCGCGGCCGCGGCGACCTCAAACTGATCATGGAGATCATGATCCCCCGCCACCTGTCCACCGAGCAGAAGGAATTGCTGCAACAGTTCGCTGAAGCTACGCATGACAAGAACTATGCCAGTGATGAAGGGTTGATCAACCGCATCAAGGCCGCCTTCCGTTAA
- the hrcA gene encoding heat-inducible transcriptional repressor HrcA, which yields MNMNEISNDGTASLTPRLAQILGAVIEYHVATGKPVGSRFLCQTAGFEVSASTVRGELAKLERLGFLTHPHTSAGRVPTDEGYRFYVDTSARERLSRRRVNAPGPGELEGEIEDSLRQCAALLARATGLLALVSAPSQDSTAIKHVEVLQLHPEMLVVVIITASGGVAKKMVIFDDAVDPGLVNWARSYLNEAVEGLQLGSRRVMMRLEEPGLTEMERSFLASLAPAFGAAGGARGLYVDGVSSFFSRLEADGNPAIRSLMQLLDRQEEIVELLGTAISERRVYLRIGREMPGSAMRGCSLVAANYGLAHRNLGTVGVLGPTRMDYPSVIGSVELTARSLSRLVEEIYN from the coding sequence ATGAACATGAATGAAATATCCAACGATGGAACCGCGAGCCTGACGCCGAGACTGGCGCAGATCCTCGGCGCTGTCATCGAATATCACGTCGCCACCGGCAAACCGGTTGGTTCCAGGTTTTTATGCCAGACGGCCGGATTTGAGGTATCGGCCTCGACCGTCCGCGGCGAGCTGGCCAAGCTCGAGAGGCTCGGCTTCCTCACCCACCCTCATACTTCCGCGGGCAGGGTTCCCACGGATGAGGGTTACCGGTTTTACGTCGACACCTCGGCGCGCGAGCGGCTCAGCCGCCGGCGGGTGAATGCTCCCGGCCCCGGCGAACTCGAGGGCGAGATCGAGGATTCGCTGAGACAGTGCGCGGCGCTGCTGGCCCGGGCCACGGGACTGCTGGCGCTGGTCTCGGCGCCGTCGCAGGACAGCACCGCGATAAAACACGTCGAGGTGCTGCAGCTTCATCCGGAGATGCTGGTGGTCGTGATCATCACCGCGTCGGGAGGGGTCGCCAAGAAGATGGTGATCTTCGACGACGCCGTCGACCCGGGCCTGGTCAACTGGGCCCGCAGCTATCTCAACGAGGCCGTCGAAGGCCTGCAGCTCGGCAGCCGGCGGGTAATGATGCGCCTCGAGGAGCCCGGGCTCACGGAGATGGAGAGATCTTTTCTGGCATCGCTGGCTCCAGCATTCGGCGCCGCAGGCGGCGCCCGCGGACTTTATGTCGATGGCGTCTCCAGTTTCTTCTCGCGGCTGGAGGCGGACGGCAACCCGGCGATCCGCAGCCTGATGCAGCTGCTTGACCGGCAGGAAGAAATAGTGGAACTGCTGGGAACGGCCATCTCCGAGCGGCGCGTCTATCTGCGCATCGGCCGCGAGATGCCGGGGTCGGCCATGCGGGGCTGCAGCCTGGTGGCGGCAAATTACGGCCTGGCCCATCGCAACCTGGGCACCGTGGGCGTGCTCGGGCCCACCCGCATGGACTATCCGTCGGTGATCGGCAGCGTCGAGCTTACGGCCAGGTCGCTCAGCCGGCTGGTCGAAGAGATCTATAACTAA
- the hemW gene encoding radical SAM family heme chaperone HemW has protein sequence MKIRHLYIHFPFCSSRCGYCDFFSQAGRLELAPAYAEAVRAEMESACPREAGAGMEPGAHGGALDTVYLGGGTPSLLGADLLAPVLSSALDRCAVGAEVTVEANPSTVTAELAAGLAEAGVNRVSLGAQSFDSVLRRNLGRAGAAEAIATAVGNLRRAGIGNIGLDLMFSIPGQTAADLERDLDLALALEPEHLSCYELTVKKGSDFQRRWRKELKRAAGKGRDFYELTVDRLQGAGYRWYETSNFALPGKECRHNLAYWGGADHVGLGAGAWSTVGELRWRNIESLESYVEAGAGDWQAIRETEHLDPLQKVAERLLLGLRRDRGVDRGAVEAVLDKRQEKGLLRNGFLVNEGGRICLTRQGRFVANEVCARLLRD, from the coding sequence TTGAAAATCAGGCATCTTTACATCCATTTTCCTTTTTGTTCGAGCCGCTGCGGCTATTGTGATTTCTTTTCCCAGGCCGGGCGGCTGGAGCTGGCGCCCGCCTACGCCGAGGCCGTTCGGGCGGAGATGGAATCCGCGTGCCCGCGTGAGGCAGGGGCAGGCATGGAGCCCGGCGCTCACGGCGGCGCGCTGGACACTGTCTACCTGGGTGGCGGCACCCCGTCGCTGCTGGGGGCGGATCTGCTGGCGCCGGTGTTGAGTTCGGCGCTCGATCGCTGCGCTGTTGGAGCTGAGGTCACGGTCGAGGCAAATCCCTCGACGGTGACTGCGGAGCTGGCCGCGGGGCTCGCGGAGGCCGGAGTCAACCGGGTGTCGCTGGGAGCCCAGAGTTTCGATTCCGTGCTTCGGCGCAACCTGGGCCGGGCCGGCGCCGCGGAGGCGATCGCCACGGCGGTCGGCAACCTGCGCCGGGCGGGCATAGGCAATATCGGGCTTGACCTCATGTTTTCCATTCCCGGGCAGACGGCGGCGGATCTCGAGCGCGACCTGGACCTGGCGCTGGCGCTGGAGCCGGAGCACCTCTCCTGTTACGAGCTGACTGTCAAGAAGGGCAGCGACTTCCAGCGCCGCTGGCGGAAGGAGCTCAAGAGGGCGGCAGGGAAGGGCCGCGACTTCTATGAGCTGACGGTCGACCGCCTTCAGGGCGCGGGTTACCGCTGGTATGAGACCAGCAATTTTGCCCTGCCGGGGAAGGAGTGCCGCCATAATCTCGCATACTGGGGCGGCGCCGACCATGTGGGCCTGGGGGCCGGAGCCTGGAGCACCGTGGGAGAGCTTCGCTGGAGGAACATCGAGTCGCTGGAGAGCTATGTCGAAGCCGGCGCCGGCGATTGGCAGGCCATTCGCGAGACGGAACATCTCGACCCGCTGCAGAAAGTCGCCGAAAGACTGTTGCTGGGGCTCAGGCGCGACCGCGGCGTCGATCGGGGCGCGGTGGAGGCGGTGCTTGATAAGCGGCAGGAAAAGGGCCTGCTACGAAATGGATTCCTTGTAAATGAAGGTGGTAGAATATGCCTGACGCGTCAGGGCCGGTTTGTGGCCAATGAAGTCTGTGCGCGTCTTTTGCGGGATTAG